The Siniperca chuatsi isolate FFG_IHB_CAS linkage group LG7, ASM2008510v1, whole genome shotgun sequence genome includes a window with the following:
- the rhbdd1 gene encoding rhomboid-related protein 4 isoform X1, whose translation MRNRQRGSYLGLLLLASQLFQVGLDNIPPVTLAVLGLNVYLYLFPAAPLMQACVSVQQAYWFKDWRRLLLSPLHHADDWHLYFNMVSFLWKGIRLERRLGGAWFLYLLSVFSLLTGLVYLMLEAVLTELTQDQSYSMACAVGFSGVLFALKVLSNHYHPGDVTYVMGFPVSNRYASWAELVLIHITSPGTSFIGHLAGILVGLLYTAGPLKTIMKKCAGFVTSHGYNSRPSAYYNSSGSTGYSGTRGGYSRYQYVPDYTTNPTASYTGGLTEEEQIEAAVRNSLNDRGQTNQRGAPPPYGFHLSEEARAEEIRQRRLRRFDS comes from the exons ATGCGAAACCGACAGAGGGGATCCTACCTGGGtctgctgctcctggcctcccAGCTGTTCCAGGTGGGTCTGGACAACATCCCCCCAGTCACCCTGGCTGTCCTGGGACTCAACGTGTACCTTTACCTGTTTCCTGCAGCTCCACTGATGCAG GCCTGTGTGAGTGTCCAGCAGGCATACTGGTTTAAAGACTGGCGCCGCCTTCTGCTGTCCCCGCTACACCATGCGGATGATTGGCATCTCTACTTCAACATGGTGTCCTTCCTCTGGAAGGGTATCAGGCTGGAGCGACGGCTGGGCGGAGCCTGGTTCCTCTACCTGCTGTCAGTCTTCTCTCTGCTCACTGGATTGGTCTATCTGATGTTGGAGGCAGTGTTAACAGAGCTCACCCAGGACCAGTCCTACAGCATGGCCTGTGCTGTTGGCTTCTCAG GTGTCCTGTTTGCTCTGAAGGTGCTCAGTAACCATTACCACCCTGGGGACGTGACCTATGTGATGGGTTTCCCTGTGTCTAATCGCTATGCTAGCTGGGCGGAGCTAGTGCTGATCCACATTACATCACCTGG GACCTCTTTTATTGGTCACCTGGCAGGTATCCTGGTGGGTCTGCTCTACACTGCTGGACCACTGAAGACCATCATGAAGAAATGTGCAG GGTTTGTGACATCGCACGGATATAACTCCCGGCCCAGCGCATACTACAACTCTTCAGGCTCTACAG gcTACAGTGGCACTCGTGGAGGATACTCACGATACCAATATGTACCAGATTACACAACAAATCCCACAGCATCTTATACAGGTGGACTGACGGAGGAAGAGCAGATAGAGGCAGCTGTCAGAAACAGTCTGAATGACAGAG gacAAACCAACCAGAGAGGAGCTCCTCCTCCTTATGGTTTCCACCTCTCTGAGGAGGCGAGAGCTGAGGAAATCAGGCAGAGGAGACTGAGAAGGTTCGACAGCTGA
- the rhbdd1 gene encoding rhomboid-related protein 4 isoform X2 produces MRNRQRGSYLGLLLLASQLFQVGLDNIPPVTLAVLGLNVYLYLFPAAPLMQACVSVQQAYWFKDWRRLLLSPLHHADDWHLYFNMVSFLWKGIRLERRLGGAWFLYLLSVFSLLTGLVYLMLEAVLTELTQDQSYSMACAVGFSGVLFALKVLSNHYHPGDVTYVMGFPVSNRYASWAELVLIHITSPGTSFIGHLAGILVGLLYTAGPLKTIMKKCAGFVTSHGYNSRPSAYYNSSGSTGTRAFKATVALVEDTHDTNMYQITQQIPQHLIQVD; encoded by the exons ATGCGAAACCGACAGAGGGGATCCTACCTGGGtctgctgctcctggcctcccAGCTGTTCCAGGTGGGTCTGGACAACATCCCCCCAGTCACCCTGGCTGTCCTGGGACTCAACGTGTACCTTTACCTGTTTCCTGCAGCTCCACTGATGCAG GCCTGTGTGAGTGTCCAGCAGGCATACTGGTTTAAAGACTGGCGCCGCCTTCTGCTGTCCCCGCTACACCATGCGGATGATTGGCATCTCTACTTCAACATGGTGTCCTTCCTCTGGAAGGGTATCAGGCTGGAGCGACGGCTGGGCGGAGCCTGGTTCCTCTACCTGCTGTCAGTCTTCTCTCTGCTCACTGGATTGGTCTATCTGATGTTGGAGGCAGTGTTAACAGAGCTCACCCAGGACCAGTCCTACAGCATGGCCTGTGCTGTTGGCTTCTCAG GTGTCCTGTTTGCTCTGAAGGTGCTCAGTAACCATTACCACCCTGGGGACGTGACCTATGTGATGGGTTTCCCTGTGTCTAATCGCTATGCTAGCTGGGCGGAGCTAGTGCTGATCCACATTACATCACCTGG GACCTCTTTTATTGGTCACCTGGCAGGTATCCTGGTGGGTCTGCTCTACACTGCTGGACCACTGAAGACCATCATGAAGAAATGTGCAG GGTTTGTGACATCGCACGGATATAACTCCCGGCCCAGCGCATACTACAACTCTTCAGGCTCTACAGGTACCAGAGCATTCAAG gcTACAGTGGCACTCGTGGAGGATACTCACGATACCAATATGTACCAGATTACACAACAAATCCCACAGCATCTTATACAGGTGGACTGA